The SAR202 cluster bacterium genomic interval CTGTTAGTTGTGCAAGAATATATCCGATAGCGTCTTTTATAGAAATCTTATTGTCGATAATTAAGCCTATCGTTACAGCAGGATTGATATGGGCGCCTGAAAAGCGACCAAAAGTATAAACCATTAGAGCAACAATACCACCAAAAGAAATTGCTATACCTAAATGGCCAATTGCTCCTGAGGTCATCTCATTAATAATAATTGCTCCGGGCCCGACTAAAACTAGGAAAAACGTACCTATATATTCTGATAAAAGTTTTTGTAAAAGTCCCATAATTCCCTCTTGTATGATTAGTTTAATATATATATACTTCTGCAAGTATATATTTAAATATAAATCTAATATTAACAAATCATGAAAAAAGAATCATCCAAACTTTTCACACCTCTCAATATACGTTCATTAAAATTCAAAAACAGAATTTTTGTTTCACCTATGTGTCAATATTCTGCAAATGATGGTATTCCAAATAATTGGCATACTGTTCATTTAGGTACAAGAGCAGTAGGTGGAGCTTCGTTGGTTATGGCAGAAGCTAGTGCAATTGTCCCAGAGGGAAGAATAACGCCCCATGATGCAGGTATTTGGAATAAACAACAAGTGGAACATTGGAAACCTATTACTGATTTTATTAAGGAATATGACTCAATTCCTTCTATACAGTTGGCTCACGCAGGTCGTAAAGCTTCCAGAGACGTGCCATGGAGAAATGGAGTGAGACTAGATATAGATAATTGGAAGATTTCAGCACCTTCTTCTGTAGCATTTAATGAAGGATATATACAACCTTCAAGTCTTTCGATTACTGAAATTGATGATTTAATTTATAGTTGGGCTAAAGCAGCAGAAAATGCTTTAGAAGCTGGTTTCCAGGTTATTGAATTACATTTCGCACATGGATATTTAGTTCACTCATTTTTATCACCGATTTCTAATTTACGTGAAGATGATTTTGGTGGATCACTTGAAAATCGAGCAAGATTTGGATTAGAAATTGTGCGAGCTGTACGAAAGATAATTCCAACTGGTCTTCCTCTTTTTGTAAGAATTTCTGCTAGCGATTGGCTACCAGAAAGTTCATGGGACATTCAAGAATCCCTTCAATTTAGTATTTGGCTAAAAGAGAATGGTGTTGATTTAATCGATTGTTCTTCAGGTGGTTTATCTCCCAATCAGACACTTACTTCGACTGATATGGTGCCAGGATATCAAGTTGAATTTGCTGAAACGATAAAGAATGAAGCTCAGGTTCTAACTGGAGCTGTGGGACTGATTACTGATCCTGAACATGCTGAAAGTATTTTAGTCGAAAATAAGGCTGATGCAATTTTCATTGGAAGAGAATTACTAAGAAACCCTTATTGGCCTTTAAGTGCAGCTTTCACTTTAGGTGATGATGTTACA includes:
- a CDS encoding NADH:flavin oxidoreductase/NADH oxidase, with the translated sequence MKKESSKLFTPLNIRSLKFKNRIFVSPMCQYSANDGIPNNWHTVHLGTRAVGGASLVMAEASAIVPEGRITPHDAGIWNKQQVEHWKPITDFIKEYDSIPSIQLAHAGRKASRDVPWRNGVRLDIDNWKISAPSSVAFNEGYIQPSSLSITEIDDLIYSWAKAAENALEAGFQVIELHFAHGYLVHSFLSPISNLREDDFGGSLENRARFGLEIVRAVRKIIPTGLPLFVRISASDWLPESSWDIQESLQFSIWLKENGVDLIDCSSGGLSPNQTLTSTDMVPGYQVEFAETIKNEAQVLTGAVGLITDPEHAESILVENKADAIFIGRELLRNPYWPLSAAFTLGDDVTWPDQYLRSKLS